The nucleotide sequence ATTCCCATAAAAACAGCAACAAGATGTGTGAAGACTAATAATATAATTGATTTTTTCATATTTTTCTCCTAGTATATATTCTATAATTTGTACAAGAATAATTATAGACATTTTCCGTCTAAAAGTCAATAGATATTTTCCGTCTATGATAATATCTATTTGAGGTGACGATTATGGAATTAACTCTGGGAGAAAAGATTAAAAATCTACGGGAAGATCGTGATTTAACACAAGGAGAACTTGGCAAACTTATAAATATGACGCAACGAAAAATATCGTATATTGAAAACAACAAATATGAACCCTCAATAGAAGACATACGAGCATTCTGCATATTCTTTAATGTTACATCAGATTATCTTTTAGAACTTAAAGAAAACAATAAGAATTTGTAATATAAAAAATACTTGATATAACGGTAGATGAATTGTTGAAATAGAATAAAGATGATTGATGTAACTTTGTGAGATTTAATAATTGATTATTAACATATAAAACCCGAAGCGTACAATATTACACTTCGGGTTTATTTTATAATAATTATTTTTCAATATCTCTGCCACTGTACATAATACGGATTACACATACTGTTTTCAT is from Oscillospiraceae bacterium and encodes:
- a CDS encoding helix-turn-helix transcriptional regulator; the protein is MELTLGEKIKNLREDRDLTQGELGKLINMTQRKISYIENNKYEPSIEDIRAFCIFFNVTSDYLLELKENNKNL